The Komagataella phaffii GS115 chromosome 4, complete sequence genome includes the window GAGCTCTAACCATGATCTCAATCTATGTTTCAAAAGTCCTTTCTTGGAGAAGTCCCCATTTTCATCCGAACTATCAGTCTCTTCCATCTCCTCTTTTTCATCTAATGGTTCCAATTTTACAGGGCTACCTTCATTAATGCCGTTTAGCAAATCATTTAATGCTTTaatttgtttttcaatttctgttAGGCAACTTTCCCATATTTCCAATGCTGATGTTGGTGCCTTCATGTACTCATATATCATACCTTGTTTGCATCTCGAAAGAATCTCAAGTCGTTTCGAAGTGTCCACATCCTGATCTACCTTTAACAGAATGTCATCCAATACAGCATCCATAGTCTTTAATCCAACCAGTTCAAACATCTGTTTCTTGATGTTCCCAGATCCAATTTGAGCATGGCAACATATTCTTCGTAACTTCTCTAGCCACACTCTCATTGTAGTCAGAACTGTCGAATTTGGTTCCCAATTTTCCAATAACGGCTCTCCTTTATCGTTTAAAGCAACATCAGACAGAAAGgacttgaaaagattatcaTAATTGTCTCTTTCCACTGGAGTTAGTGATATTGAAAGCTGAATTCGTTGCTGAGGTGGGagtttgatatcatcagCAACCATCAACTTGGTATGTCTCAGAGCAATTTTTGACCAGAGACGAACAAATGTCAGTGGAGGTTTAGCAGACTTGACAAGTTCCCAATTGGGATTCTTGATCCTTACTCTTTTCTGAGAATCATTGTCGTCAAAGGGATGGAATCTCAGAAACGAAAGAATTGCTTGAAGATCATCCAAGTTGTTTCGAATCGGTGTGCCCGAAACACCCCAGGCATGGGCTCTAGGAATCATTTTGCATATTTTCGCAGCATTAGAAATCTTACTGGTCACCATTTGCACCTCGTCCAAGATGACTCTCCAGAATTGCAGCAAAACTAATGGAGAAGAATAATCGTATCTCTCTACAAACTCATCTGAGCTTTGCTTTCTTAATGTAGATGCTATTCTCTCACTTTTAGCAGCATCATTTTCGTTGGGAATACTTGTTGcattctcttcttctatttGTGCCTTCATTCGTCCATCCTTGGCTGCCTTTCTCAGAGGTCTATCGGTTGGGTTATACATTGCGTAGTGTACCTCTTTGGCAACAGTATTGTACGTGGTAAGAATGATATCGTGCTCTGCTAAATGTTCAGCAATGATCGAGGGATCTTTGAATTGTTTATTGTTGGATATTCCCTTGTAGAAGATTACTTTCAAATGGGGATTGAAGTTGTAAATGTCATCCCTCCATTGCTTGAGAATTGACTCGGGACATACGATCAAGGAGGATTTACACTTTCTCACGTTTCTACCTGCCACAGGATCAAATATTTGGCTCTCGAGTTCCAATTCGGGCCTTGGATGAAGCATTATCGTCGCAATCATTTCCACAGTTTTCCCCAATCCCATTTCTTCAGACAATAGGCCCTGGGCATTTGTGGGGGCAAGAGTCTTGAAGTATGCTATTATCTTATCAGGAGAGACTATGTTACCACTATACTGGTTGTAAAAATAGACCTCTTCGTCTATCCTTATTCTATTCCATCCAAACGAAAGCTTGTTTAAACATTCAATTAAGTAATTGTGAAAGGTGTCTGTATCACAGCTCTCAGGAGGAGAATAGAAAGGCAATTGGGTAGTCGTTTTGGTATCATGATTGAACTCTACACCTTCATGTCCCAACAGCCAATTCACGGTCTTACTTTGGAACTTGAATAGATTAGCATTAAGTCCTGGCACCCTGATGAGTTTCTCCGGAAATGGGGGTGTCCAGTTGGAGGTCGCATTGGAGACTAGTGAATAGAACATGGGAACATCTGGTACTGAGTACTCAGTTGATGTTGATTCAAACAAAGTGGGATTCGACCACGATAATTTGGTGATTAGATTGAGAATATGCGTGGACCAATTCTGGGGAAAGTTAATAAATATTCCTTGATGAACGGATATTTTGTATTCTAAATGAAACGCAAGTGGAGCATTCTCAGAGAACAAAAATTTGATCTGTGGTCTAACTATGATTATATGGTCACTTCTGTGAACGATCCTGACTCTTTTAAAGAACGGGAGATGGGAGATTACCAATTCTTTAATCTTGCCTAGTCGAATGCTAAGTAGAGGCAAAGATGAAAGCCTTTGCTTCCTTATGCTTTTGACTATCAGAATGTCATCTGATAGAGACAACTCAATATCTTTAATCGTGAGCTCGTCTCCAAGCTGTCTCAGCAAAGAGCACCCTTCTGGCTCATCTATCGTCCCGCAAAAATCAACTTGGGCTAAATCCACCGAGTTTTTGCTAATTTCAGCCAATTCTGGGGAGATCGGGATAGGATTTGGTTCATGATCATCCTGTAGTTGATTGTACCCTCTTTTTCTCGAAACAGGCTCTTCCTTGGAAAGCTTCAGCTTCGACTTGTATGCAAGAACCTGAGCAATATTCTCTATCTCAAAGATCACGACTTCAACATTTTGGTGAAGTATACTTGACATTGAGTGATATGAAAGGAAGTTGATTAGATTATATAATCTAGGCTAATCTCTATTCCGTGCCATCGTAAGAAATATTTCGCGCCATCTCTTTGATAAACATTATGAATCCATCAGATGGGTGACATCTTTCCAGATCAAGTGCCTGTTGTCGCTGTGACCGAGTTGTAGTTGTCTTTGACTGCGAAGTATGATATTTGCTCTAACCATTTATCAGTATTGCATACAAAGCAATATGCTAGGGTTAACTGGTTAGGTTAAATGGATTTTTGTTGTGAAGATCTTCATCAACGTCATTCTTAACAGTTTCTGACGACCTGAACACATTCATTAGCCTTGTGTCCACAATAGGCCAAATCCAGGTGAGCCGTTTTAGTTTTATATGACTGCTAATGTGACTAGTCTATTTAATCGCTGTCCAAATTCCGAAGAAACTATCTTTCCTTTAAGAATCATGGTAGAGCCAACAAGAGGCTATTTCGAAGGGGGCTCCCTATTTGGAAACAGTCAGTTGAATTAAAGGATTGTAACTACAAGctatttttcaaaagttgttATAAAGAATCAGGTTTGAAACAACATACCATTAcatgaaaaaaaaaggttCACCAGTAATTCATGCTAATGTCCTGACAACCTCAGTGTGCGGGTCATAACATAGAAGAGCTTTTCACTTTAGTGCAAGAACCACCAACCATTTCATTGAAGTCTGTTCCTTTGAAACATTACATTGCATTGCATAACATGACATTATAAGCTTCTCTTTCGAAGCTTAGATTTGATGGCTCTTATCAATTCGGTACGGCAGTCTGCTATCAAATCAGTCATATTTCCTGTAGAAAGGACTGTATCGTAGATTCAGAAAATGACATGTCAATGCGAATTATATGTTGGAACTGTGTGAATACTCCAGGTAATTGCTGGAATGTTCACCGCTAGTTTTCCAGATGAATGACATCAATGCTATTTACTAGcaaatctttgatttcCGGCTCTTACGAATAAGGTACTCTTTATTCCATGACAGAGGACTCAGGAAAGTTTCGTTGTTCCATTAAAAATTGACAGTTCAACAGGAATTGTATGATGTGGATAAGTATTAGTGTCAACTTAACTTTGAAGTCCAAGCACAACACGGATACAGCTATTGTTACCTCTCAATTCACAGCTCGTTGGATCATTGCATGTCAAGGAGATTCAAAACTCACACTCTACGCCAGAAGAGATTCCCAGCAACACCATGTGGCTCTAAAGAGATTAGCACCTGAAATTTGTTACAGGAAAGTCCACCTGGTTCTTCAGGTGCAAAACCACTGATGACTGCTCGGACGAATATGATTGCACGTACGCTAACTGCTACCCTTTAAGGTTGTAGTTAGTAGTGCTCGGCTGCATGGTAATTcatttcttcaagttgtGACCGCTGTTCCCATTTCTCCTCTTGCCGTCAAGAAACAGTTCATATCTCTTTCAGGTGAAACCCAATTGTGCAGTCATGCCGCCCAGATTCAGGTGATGGAAGTGGATATAACTACGATTAAGACCTATGTATTAAACAACTTTGAGTTACGCCAATTATTTGCCAAGTTACCCTAGCAACGCTGTTCAGTCTGCGTGGTTTCTAGCAAAATAGATCGACTACAGCTGGTTGACGATCAAAGGTGGATACGAAATAGGCAGGGCAGGTGCAAGCCATGATCCTGAGTCGCCGCTTAAAAACTTTGTTGGGTTGAATGCGTGTCACCTACTTACAATATGCAAGACCTCTCGACCCCTAGAGGGCAGAGATTCGCAATTCGGGAGATCTATATTTTCCTGACGAGACATTATTTGACCGGTACATCCAAGAAGCTGTATGAGTTCATATCCTACAGACTCTTTCAAACGTACAAATCAAGTACTGCTCAGACCTATTCCTGTAGCTATATATTAATGATCGGCCCCTATAATAAAACATTT containing:
- a CDS encoding Putative helicase translates to MSSILHQNVEVVIFEIENIAQVLAYKSKLKLSKEEPVSRKRGYNQLQDDHEPNPIPISPELAEISKNSVDLAQVDFCGTIDEPEGCSLLRQLGDELTIKDIELSLSDDILIVKSIRKQRLSSLPLLSIRLGKIKELVISHLPFFKRVRIVHRSDHIIIVRPQIKFLFSENAPLAFHLEYKISVHQGIFINFPQNWSTHILNLITKLSWSNPTLFESTSTEYSVPDVPMFYSLVSNATSNWTPPFPEKLIRVPGLNANLFKFQSKTVNWLLGHEGVEFNHDTKTTTQLPFYSPPESCDTDTFHNYLIECLNKLSFGWNRIRIDEEVYFYNQYSGNIVSPDKIIAYFKTLAPTNAQGLLSEEMGLGKTVEMIATIMLHPRPELELESQIFDPVAGRNVRKCKSSLIVCPESILKQWRDDIYNFNPHLKVIFYKGISNNKQFKDPSIIAEHLAEHDIILTTYNTVAKEVHYAMYNPTDRPLRKAAKDGRMKAQIEEENATSIPNENDAAKSERIASTLRKQSSDEFVERYDYSSPLVLLQFWRVILDEVQMVTSKISNAAKICKMIPRAHAWGVSGTPIRNNLDDLQAILSFLRFHPFDDNDSQKRVRIKNPNWELVKSAKPPLTFVRLWSKIALRHTKLMVADDIKLPPQQRIQLSISLTPVERDNYDNLFKSFLSDVALNDKGEPLLENWEPNSTVLTTMRVWLEKLRRICCHAQIGSGNIKKQMFELVGLKTMDAVLDDILLKVDQDVDTSKRLEILSRCKQGMIYEYMKAPTSALEIWESCLTEIEKQIKALNDLLNGINEGSPVKLEPLDEKEEMEETDSSDENGDFSKKGLLKHRLRSWLELLHRCYFFIASAHNQIYNPKLTEEEKESGSRQNLDEVPDELLDRDSLEHRKIERLYYAKAEDIRKELLKERLKQVDNSDKDLLTKTRAFLKNNGFMKETRKAHHKKDTDFKDRKDIDVKESDTHLKVDRVNLLKLIQVPDVTGGHFFSFQDDLEGLYHRLNSQAEYVNKWIKVVFSLLTKSIVETEETTGNEMSSYAEEQDKIDKYLSVIQLALTDRGVCLKASRNRGVPTTYRIPSSTKEEESEFQKARVMTGVSITLTQLLDRISLEAGNNDSETLKNAFLEIKALVSSQVDELTKNLNSASKIVTVFNNSFNSRVNYFKGLQQISENVMPYSPTGLDPAAQLRGAEGEENRYKQQVAQAQLRSNYLRSLGDNAQNNDERLCIICRSDITIGALTKCGHQYCKECLKEWLKKSSTCPLCKAHLDHFSIYFFTFTRDDLKASLLTANEADTEAEKEEFKKEIYSIYKPMNDETLQEIQDIPIQKMYGSKVDLIVKQALWLKNKISNVQIVVFSQWLELLEVLAIALKQNGLKCIGAKNSLKLEKGSGRNKEKLTDVELFKSDPSITCFLLNARAQAAGLTLVNASHVFLCEPLVNTALELQAISRIHRIGQQHKTTIWMFTIKDTVEESVLRLSTRKRMRLVENKSTEDDGKVLDQNITSDIIDQEELSKTTKGMVHKNIIGGEVVSNEDLWGSIFSAKAQSF